The genomic region atgaaaattttcatattatgtatctaaaaatctacaaatgaaaattaataagCATCTTGTTTCTGGATTCTTTTTCAAGACCACAAGAAATCTACACTTCATTTGTCACACTTGTCATCTTCACAATGTCAGTTGTAATGTTTTCGTAAATTTGATGATTTTGTAAACACCTTCAGGATCCTGAGATCAGTTACGATTGTAACGAAGAAGACAACGACCCCTTGCCCCGTTACGACCCCTCCAGATTCAACAGCCACGGTACTCGCTGTGCTGGAGAGGTCGCCATGACTGCCAACAACGGCAAGTGCGGAGTAGGAGTAGCATACAACGCCAAAATCGGCGGAGTGAAGCTTTTGGACGGTATTGTGACCGACCGAGTCGAAGGTACTGCCTTGGGCTACGCGTACCACCTGGTCGACATCTACAGCGCCTCGTGGGGTCCCAACGACGACGGCAAAACGGTAGACGGACCTGGACGACTTGCCGTAGAGTCACTAGAAAGAGGAGTGACGAAAGGGCGAAGGGGCAAAGGTAACATCTTCATCTGGGCGTCCGGAAATGGCGGCAGCAAGGGCGACAACTGCAACTGTGACGGGTACTTGGCGAGTCCCTACACGATATCGATAGGGAGTGCGTCGCAAAAGGGGGAGTTCCCGTGGTATGGGGAAGAGTGTGCGTCTACTCTGGCTGTGACGTACTCGTCTGGGGCTTACAAGGATCAAATGATTGTGAGTTGGTACCGTCGATGTGTATTTGTTTTGAATTGAGGTTTCAAGGCCACCACTGATCTGCACAACGAGTGCACCATCAAGCACACGGGAACCTCTGCGTCTGCGCCGCTGGCGGCAGGAATCATCGCGCTGGCGTTGGAGGCGAAGTGAGTACCAGTAGGTACTGATTCTTTTCACTTCTAAATTCTTGTAGTCCAAACCTGAGCTGGAGAGACGTCCAGCACTTGATCGTCTGGACCTCTGAAGTTGACCCCGTGGTCGACAACCCTGGTTGGCAACAAAACGCCGCGGGTTTCTGGTTCAACACCAGGTTCGGCTTCGGCTTGATGAACGCCTTCGGTCTGGTCAAAACCGCGATCAACTGGACCACAGTACCCGAAAAGACGATCTGTACAGTCACCACTTCTTATCAGTAAGTACCACCGCTCCAAAACGCTCGATCTCAATCGGTACCACTGACAGAATCAACGAAACAATCGCTTTCGGTACTCCCACCACCGTCCAGATCCCCACGACTGGCTGCAGCGGTACCACCAACCAACTGCGATATCTGGAACACGTGGAGCTCACCACCACGATCTCGTACCCCGTCAGAGGGGCGCTGGAAGTGTACCTGAAGTCCCCCTCCGGGAGCAACGTCCAAATGCTGGCCCCCAGGAAGCTCGACAAGTCCAGGAACGGCTTCCAGAGTTGGAGTTTCATGTCGGTGATGACCTGGGGGGAGACTGCGGAAGGAGTGTGGACCATCACGATACTGGACAACGTGAGTGGGTACTCGAGGTTTGCTCAGAGCTAGAGAACCTGTTCTAGGTGGGGCCGGAAGGCAACCGCGGCCTAGTTACCGAGGCTGTGTTGACCCTCCACGGCACCTACACCATCCCGAGCTACATGGCGCAAGGACCGAGGAACTACAACCCCACTTACAACCAAGTGCACAACACGGCCAACGAGATTTTTGGAACATCCGACGAGTACTCCAGCAACGAAAACttcatttcaaattatttgtaAAACTAGCCAAAAATAAAACGTCAAACTAGCGGGTCTAGGTTTGGTGTCATTCGATACAAAActattattacaaaataagtttattttttatacagttACAATATTGAAAGGACcatttgtacaaaaaaatcaGACACTTGGGTACGACAGGTAGAGATGTGCGCATAAAAATGTCGATGCATATTTAGGAAACACTTATACCATTATTGTTACAGCTATAGTGACGTCACAAATTTGGTAAATAGTAAAACGGCTCTGTTAGATGCGGAAGTGATTCTTTAATATGAAAATAGTTTGTTATATTAAAGCTCTATTTGTAATTATTCTAGTTGTTTATATAAAATGACAGTCAAAACAAACTGATACAGGTGTCCCGCAATTATGGTACCTCATTTATGGACAAAGAACTGGTTTCAGTTTTTAGATCTTGTGCTCAAATGGGTTCGTAGACTgctgataataaataaataatcgcTTAGTAGCTAagtaaaatagtaaaaaaaggTTATGAATCAATCCTTCCGTCCACGATTTTTATTGTCCACAAAGTTTACTCCTTTGTTTTGATTTAGTTTTCTGTCAGTTGGTGACAAATCAAATATTACACCAAAAATTCTCGATGCGGACACCTCCCAGCTGTATTACGGACACCTCCCAAGTACGGACACCTCACTCTTGCGGACATCTCCTTCTTACGGACACCTCCCTATTATGTACACACCCTAATACGAAGTTTCCCTGTTGCGGACACCTCCATGTTGCATATTACGGACATCTCATTATTACGAACATCTCCTTGGTCGGAGTGTTTTTCCTCCTTACACAAATAAAAACTCTAATACGGATTGGAGTGACGGAAAAGAGTTGCTCTAAACAtcttaacaataaataaatgatcaTTAAAGAAATCTAGGAGAAGTTCTAAAAATATGATATCTGCAGTTTCTCCTGAGGAGGAAAATGTGGATGATCTTActgttgtaaaatttattataaaacataaagaaaaaaaaacagtacaCCAATCACTtgtatgtatttgattttgatttttttcctaattaaatttttcaaaatattccaaatgtGATACCATAACAACTATAGGACACTCTGTAATCTATTTAGAGAATTGTGTTTAAAGGTGGGTATTTAGAATACTTGACTTTATTGACACATGTCAACTGTGCAGCGGTGAAGAGAAGTAAGGTCAGAGAGTAAAGAAACATGTTGGTCCATTTTTCCCTCCGTCAACAATCATTTTGGCACAAAAATGTCGAACCGATCATAAGCAATACAATTTGTAAAGATTCCCTTCACacctttgtaattttttatcacAGTAGATTTACCCCTGGACCTTATTACCACCCACCCCTGCACACTGTTAGCCAATGTTAGCAATTCCGCTGGGACTGATTAGATATGTCGATTTCATAAGAAGTAGCTGGTCGATCCTAACACACGCTGCAGCAACTTTTCTGATTGCCTTTCCTCCTCATTTCGTTCTCTTGATCGATCTTCCTGCGGAGGGCGTCTGAAAACTCGTCGTTTTAAAACACTTTTGCGATGGTGCTTCGCTCACCTGCTACGGGACGTTTCCCAACAGCTGTCAAACTTTCGTACAGCTCCCTCACGGGATTGACCTCGGGGCCCAATCCGTGGCTCCAGATCAGCATCATCCTGAAGCCGTGCTCTTTGAAGCTAGACGGACCTGGATTTCGTGCAAATCAGTGAAAGCGAAATTGTTTGTTGAGGGAGGACAAACCGTTGTATTGATGTTCTATGGCTTTGATTTGCTCTTCTGTGAATGCCCAATGATGCGCTAACATCTTCCATTCGCCAGGACCTAGCTGTTTGTACGCTACTTTATAAAGGATTTCTCGCAGCCTTTCGTTGTCTCGCCCCCGGCTGTCGTCTTTCGACGACCTCCATTTACTCCTAGCAGTACTTAACGCCGGCTTAAAGTTGTTATCCTTTTTATTCGTCCCGTTTGTTTGATCCTCCTAAAAGAACATTTCAAACAATTGAATTCTCCGTCACCTCCCACCCTTCATACACCCACTACTTCCCTCTAGAATCTTCCCTCTAAAcaccaaaaaataaactatcCTAATGGCATCtcatacaaaaatatttcaaatttgaatttcgcgCCAACATCATATAGAgtcccttttgcgatgacgtcattatctagtaactttacgtataTTTGAGCTAAAGTCCAATTTTActcttttgcgatgacgtcattatctagtaacttcacgtatgtttgagctaggatcagaaacaaatttgaattgatcataaataactattatgtttcaaatttgttgacaattatTTCGTAAGGTTagatgtttgtaatcaatgcaataagtgaaacaaattaaaaattttcaaaatggcagGAGCGTAAAATAACCACAaagtaaccaacaataaataaacgtgccgttttttttttctatttctgtcgtttcattagagagaaagcgaggaaggaaatcgtgacgtcaccttaaaagggtaaaaattggaccatagaatcagaaacaaatttgaaatgatcataaataactattatgtttcaaatttgttgacaattgtttCGTAAGGTTAgatatgtttgtaatcaatgtaacaagtgaaagaaattaaaaattgtcaaaatggcaggaacataaaataaccacaaattaaccaacaataaataaaggtgccggtttttttgtttttttttttctatttctgtcgtttcaggagagagaaagcgaggaaggaaatcgtgacgtcaccttaaaaggataaaaaaattggaccatagaatcagaaacaaatttgaattgatcataaataactagaggtattttcatatttggtggcggaaacaaaagactgagaaatgtcacaaaaatgtattgtcagtgtcaaatttctcataaacgccgtaagaaggaatgtctaggtaaatttaaattttccctaaatagattgaaaaaacaaattctagggaaaccagttttgtcagtgcttcaaaaggaaaagttattctcatataatcaaacgtattacaaattatttctctagttcgacgatgcataactttcttattgccaatttgctgcatttctgttgcaatcacgaacgtctttgagaaatttgacactgacaatacaaatttgtgacatttctcagtctgttgtttccgccaccaaatatgaaaatatctctattatgtttcaaattggttgacaattgcttcgaaacgttatgtttgtaatcaatgtaataagtgaaataaattaaaaattttcaaaatgacaggagcataaaataaccacaaagtaaccaacaataaataaacgtgccgtttttttgtttttttctatttctgtCGTTTCTGtagagagaaagcgaggaaggaaatcgtgacgtcacctcaaaagggtaaaaattgaacgatagaatcagaaacaaatttgaattgattataaataactacagggtgagcaacaataactgtttcagttggcaataacaaattttacatgaaattttcaaaactgtgaattgtatctatttcggtttgttttgttgacattattgacagctggcatacatttcaaatttaaacatcTTGGTttgtgtaatcttttattaataaaatggttttctcgttggaacatgacataaaagtcaccaaaagtcTCCAAAATGTATTGCCATctcaatcagtaattgttgctcacacggtattatgtttcaaatttgttgacaattgcttcgaaaggttatacgtaataagtgaaataaattaaaaattgtcaaaatgacaggagcataaaataaccacaaagtaaccaacaataaataaacgtgccgctttttttgtttttttctgtttctgtcatTTCAATAGAGaaaaagcgaggaaggaaatcgtgacgtcacctcaaaagggtaaaaattggactatagaatcagaaacaaatttgtattgatcataaataactattatgtttcaaatttgttgacaattatTTCGTAAGATTagatgtttgtaatcaatgtagtaagtgaaagaaattaaaaattgtcaaaatgacaggagcataaaataaccacaaagtaaccaacaataaataaacgtgccgttttttttttctatttctgtcgtttcattagagagaaagcgaggaaggaaatcgtgacgtcaccttaaaagggtaaaaattggaccatagaatcagaaacaaatttgaaatgatcataaataactattatgtttcaaatttgttgacaattgtttCGTAAGGTTAgatatgtttgtaatcaatgtaacaagtgaaagaaattaaaaattgtcaaaatggcaggaacataaaataaccacaaattaaccaacaataaataaaggtgccggtttttttgtttttttctatttctgtcgtttcaggagagagaaagcgaggaaggaaatcgtgacgtcaccttaAAAGGATAAAAATTGGACCATagaatcagaaacaaatttgaattgatcataaataactagaggtattttcatatttggtggcggaaacaaaagactgagaaatgtcacaaaaatgtattgtcagtgtcaaatttctcataaacgccgtaaaaaggaatgtctaggtaaatttaaattttcgctaaatagattgaaaaaacaaattctagggaaaccaattttgtcagtgcttcaaaaggaaaagttattctcatataatcaaacgtattacaaattatttctctagttcgacgatgcataactttcttattgccaatttgctgcatttctgttgcaatcacgaacgtctttgagaaatttgacactgacaatacaaatttgtgacatttctcagtctgttgtttccgccaccaaatatgaaaatatctctattaTGTTTCAAATTGGTTGACAGTTGCTTCGAAacgttatgtttgtaatcaatgtaataagtgaaataaattaaaaatttttaaaatgacaggagcataaaataaccacaaagtaaccaacaataaataaacgtgccgtttttttgttttt from Tenebrio molitor chromosome 8, icTenMoli1.1, whole genome shotgun sequence harbors:
- the LOC138136391 gene encoding neuroendocrine convertase 1-like, with translation MILASLVLFCVCHLITCREEVVVRVVGGPGEARILAEETGHIFEGPVLGFEDTYIFRPLTTRYSGYVKRGMTFNKRLVEDRRVIWAEPQRGKSRQKRDYLDYFVGNQKIHKKPLHPRARPFNDELWTQEWYLQDTRSRSDLPKLDLNVLPLYKSGITGKGVRISILDDGIEYTHDDLRDNYDPEISYDCNEEDNDPLPRYDPSRFNSHGTRCAGEVAMTANNGKCGVGVAYNAKIGGVKLLDGIVTDRVEGTALGYAYHLVDIYSASWGPNDDGKTVDGPGRLAVESLERGVTKGRRGKGNIFIWASGNGGSKGDNCNCDGYLASPYTISIGSASQKGEFPWYGEECASTLAVTYSSGAYKDQMIATTDLHNECTIKHTGTSASAPLAAGIIALALEANPNLSWRDVQHLIVWTSEVDPVVDNPGWQQNAAGFWFNTRFGFGLMNAFGLVKTAINWTTVPEKTICTVTTSYQINETIAFGTPTTVQIPTTGCSGTTNQLRYLEHVELTTTISYPVRGALEVYLKSPSGSNVQMLAPRKLDKSRNGFQSWSFMSVMTWGETAEGVWTITILDNVGPEGNRGLVTEAVLTLHGTYTIPSYMAQGPRNYNPTYNQVHNTANEIFGTSDEYSSNENFISNYL